The proteins below are encoded in one region of Deltaproteobacteria bacterium:
- a CDS encoding tripartite tricarboxylate transporter TctB family protein, translating to MKHYNRICSILFLVLALIVIWQSFLMPIGRLGKPGPGFLPLGVGLILALLSAFLWIEAGLRKSALVQVQFLIGEGRWPGVLLTVGSLLAYALLMEFLGFIICTLLLLFFLFRFVGNQKWGLVLTETILVTLLTHLIFKVGLKVQLPVGLFRL from the coding sequence ATGAAGCATTATAACAGAATCTGCAGCATTCTCTTTCTTGTTTTGGCCCTCATCGTCATCTGGCAATCTTTTCTGATGCCGATAGGCCGCTTGGGGAAACCAGGGCCGGGATTCCTTCCCCTGGGGGTAGGCCTCATCCTGGCCCTGCTTTCTGCTTTTTTATGGATAGAGGCAGGGCTGCGCAAGTCCGCTCTGGTCCAGGTTCAATTTTTAATTGGGGAAGGACGATGGCCAGGCGTGCTTTTGACCGTGGGCTCCCTCTTAGCCTACGCCTTGTTGATGGAATTTTTGGGGTTCATCATCTGCACGTTGTTACTTTTATTCTTCCTATTCCGGTTTGTCGGGAATCAGAAATGGGGCCTAGTGTTAACTGAGACTATCTTGGTAACGCTGTTGACCCATCTGATTTTTAAGGTGGGCCTGAAGGTTCAGCTCCCCGTAGGCCTTTTTAGGCTATAG
- a CDS encoding tripartite tricarboxylate transporter permease: MGYLDSILYGFSICLQPINLFYCFVGVFVGTLIGVLPGIGPVATISMLLPATFKMSPVGAIIMLAGIYYGAMYGGSTTSILVNIPGEASSVITCLDGHQMARQGRAGPALGISAFGSFFAGTFAVVALTFLAPPLAAVALQFGPPEYFSLMVLGLTLVIYLAHGSMLKALMMACLGLLLSFVGLDNISGYERFTYGIATLEDGIGFVPVAMGIFGIGEVLYNIEESMGKRDILQAKISHLLPNLKEWKDSAMPIIRGSLFGFFLGVLPGGGGVLSSFASYAMEKRFSKHPEQFGQGAIEGVAGPESANNAGAGGQFIPLLTLGIPGNPVMALMLGALLIYGLQPGPLLMIRNPDLFWGVIVSMYIGNIMLLILNLPLIGLWVRVLRVPYPILFPLILLFCLIGAYSINNNKFDVLIMVIFGVIGYLMKKVRFEGAPLLLGMVLGLMMEDALRQSLIMSGGSFLIFLNRPISAGFIVTAIILLALPAIRWVAGRKTRLAAELPRDE; the protein is encoded by the coding sequence ATGGGCTATCTCGATAGCATTCTCTACGGGTTTTCGATATGCCTGCAGCCTATCAATCTTTTTTATTGCTTCGTAGGGGTCTTTGTGGGAACCCTGATCGGAGTTCTCCCCGGGATTGGACCGGTGGCCACGATTTCGATGCTCCTTCCGGCAACTTTCAAAATGTCTCCCGTGGGGGCCATCATCATGTTGGCCGGAATTTATTACGGGGCCATGTATGGGGGATCTACTACTTCTATCCTGGTCAATATTCCTGGAGAAGCATCCTCGGTGATAACCTGTCTGGATGGCCATCAGATGGCTCGCCAGGGCAGAGCCGGCCCAGCTTTGGGGATTTCGGCATTCGGCTCATTCTTTGCCGGTACTTTCGCTGTGGTAGCCCTGACCTTCTTAGCCCCTCCTCTGGCAGCGGTGGCCCTCCAGTTTGGGCCTCCGGAATATTTTTCCCTTATGGTCCTCGGTTTGACCCTGGTAATTTATCTGGCCCATGGCTCGATGCTCAAGGCTTTGATGATGGCCTGCCTGGGGCTGCTTCTCAGCTTTGTCGGCCTGGACAACATCTCTGGCTATGAACGCTTCACTTATGGGATTGCCACCCTGGAGGATGGTATCGGATTTGTTCCCGTGGCCATGGGTATTTTCGGGATTGGGGAGGTTCTGTACAATATCGAAGAATCCATGGGAAAGCGGGATATCTTACAGGCTAAAATTTCCCACCTCCTTCCCAACTTGAAAGAATGGAAAGATTCGGCCATGCCGATTATTCGAGGGTCGCTCTTCGGATTTTTCCTGGGAGTTCTTCCAGGGGGAGGGGGCGTGCTCTCTTCTTTTGCTTCTTATGCAATGGAGAAGCGTTTTTCCAAGCATCCCGAGCAGTTTGGCCAAGGGGCCATCGAAGGGGTAGCCGGGCCAGAATCGGCTAATAATGCAGGTGCCGGAGGACAATTCATTCCTCTTTTGACTTTGGGTATTCCTGGCAATCCGGTGATGGCCTTGATGTTGGGAGCTCTGCTGATCTATGGGCTGCAGCCTGGACCTCTATTGATGATCCGAAACCCGGATCTCTTCTGGGGCGTAATCGTGAGCATGTACATCGGCAACATCATGTTATTAATCCTGAACCTTCCCCTGATTGGCCTGTGGGTTCGCGTGCTACGAGTCCCTTATCCCATTCTGTTTCCACTCATTCTTCTTTTTTGCTTGATTGGTGCTTACAGTATCAACAATAACAAGTTTGATGTTCTAATCATGGTTATCTTTGGAGTAATCGGTTACCTCATGAAGAAGGTGCGTTTCGAAGGAGCTCCATTGCTCTTGGGAATGGTCTTGGGCTTGATGATGGAAGATGCCCTCAGGCAATCTCTCATCATGTCAGGGGGGAGTTTCTTGATTTTTTTGAACCGACCCATCTCCGCAGGCTTTATTGTTACCGCGATCATCTTGCTGGCTCTCCCAGCCATCCGGTGGGTAGCCGGGCGCAAGACGCGCCTGGCCGCTGAATTGCCGAGGGATGAATGA
- a CDS encoding DUF6282 family protein, which yields MMSTIQALMAGAVDLHVHASYESPPRRQNMLEVARDALAAGVEGWLFQRCTYFQRALLLAAALLLIKPGIYTDLMGAIDLNGFS from the coding sequence ATGATGTCAACGATCCAAGCTTTGATGGCCGGGGCCGTGGATCTTCACGTCCACGCCAGCTATGAATCTCCGCCCCGGCGGCAGAATATGCTGGAAGTGGCCAGGGACGCCCTGGCAGCGGGAGTAGAAGGCTGGCTTTTTCAAAGGTGTACCTATTTTCAGAGGGCCCTTCTGCTGGCTGCCGCCCTGCTTTTGATCAAGCCGGGCATTTACACCGATTTGATGGGAGCGATCGATCTCAACGGCTTTTCCTGA
- a CDS encoding carboxymuconolactone decarboxylase family protein, whose product MPRENKGKRVKKLLAEMEKDRGYVSLAKNYVATIDPDFMEAYNNLYKNGLSAGKALPLKVREFVAIAVLAFRQCDNGVYEHMKRALRHGATKQELLEAIETTIIPGGGPAFDSGIRALMRIVEEEKGKK is encoded by the coding sequence ATGCCCCGGGAAAATAAAGGGAAGAGGGTGAAAAAGCTTCTGGCCGAGATGGAGAAAGACAGGGGGTACGTATCCCTGGCGAAAAACTACGTGGCCACCATAGATCCTGATTTCATGGAGGCTTATAACAATCTTTACAAAAACGGCCTATCGGCGGGGAAGGCCCTCCCCTTGAAAGTAAGAGAATTCGTCGCCATCGCGGTTCTTGCCTTCCGGCAATGCGATAACGGTGTATATGAACATATGAAAAGGGCCTTAAGGCATGGAGCCACCAAACAGGAACTCCTGGAGGCCATCGAAACAACCATCATCCCAGGGGGAGGCCCCGCCTTTGACAGCGGAATCCGCGCTCTCATGAGGATTGTGGAGGAAGAAAAAGGTAAAAAGTAA